Part of the Geodermatophilus obscurus DSM 43160 genome is shown below.
CGCGGAGGTCAGCGGCGCCGGCGCCGGACGACCAGCGTGACGACCAGCAGCAGCGCCGCGGCACCGGCCAGCGGGGCGGCGTAGCGGGTCAGCGCGGCCCCGCCGGCGACCTCGAGCAGGTCGATCGGCTCGGGCTCGGCGTGCTTGGGACCTGACGTCCGGGCCGCCGGGGCCGCCGTCGTGGCCGGCGGCGGCGGGATGACGGCGGCCGGCGTGGTGTCGGCGGCCGCCGAGGCGGCGGCGGTGTCGCCGCCCGACACCCCGTCGGTGGCCGCGGCTGCGGTCTTCTTCGCCGCCGCCGCGGTCTGGCGGGTCTTCTCCGCGACCGCGTTGTCCCCCGGCACCTGCTCCACGGAGGCCGCGACCTCCTCGACGGCACCCGCTGCCTTGGCCGCGGCCTCCTTCGCCGGCGTCGCCGGTGCGGGGGTCGCCGTCGCGGTCGCGCCCGCATCGCCGGCACCCAGCTGGGCGGCGAGCTTGTCGGCGAACTGGCCGAGCAGCTTGTTGCCGACGTCGGTCATCACACCGCGGCCGAACTGGGCCGGCCGGCCGGTGATGTTCAGGTCGGTCAGGACGTCCACCCGCGTGGTGTCGCCCTCGGCCTTGAGCTGGGCGGTGATGAGCGCGGCCGCGGTGCCGTTGCCGCGCTGGTCCTTGCCGCGGCCGTCTATGACCGCCTTGTGGGCCGCCTCGTCCTTCTCGACGAAGCTGGCCTTGCCCTGGTAGGTCAGGTTGATCGGGCCGAGCTTGACCTTGACCCGGCCGGTGAAGTCGTCACCGGTGACCGAGTCCAGGGCGGCGCCCGGCATGCACGGCGCGATCCGCTCGATGTCCAGCAGCACCCGCCAGGCTTCGTCGATCGGCACGGGGACGGTGAACGAGTTCTCCAACTGCACGGTGCTACCTCCTGGGTTACGGAGCTCGGCCGGTCCGCCCCCGGGTGAGGGCGGGCCGGCCGAGTCGGGTCGAGCGAGTTCCGAGGGGTGGACCGACGCTACAGCCCCGCCGCCGCGGTGACCGCACGACGAGTGAGCACCTGCGCCAGGTGCTCCCGGTAGTCCGCCTGGGCGTTGAGGTCGCTGGTCGGGGAGGTCCCCTCGGCGGCCGAGCGCGCCGCCGCGGCGATCGTCTCCGGGCTGGCCTCGGCACCGGCCAGCGCGGCCTCGACCGCGCTGGCCCGCAGCGGCGTGGTGCCCATGTTGGTCAGCCCGATCCGCGCCTCGGCGATGTGCCCGTTCTCCCGGCGGACGACCGCGGCCACCGCCACGATCGACCACGCCTGCGCCACGCGGTTGAACTTCTCGTAGCGCATCCCCCACTCGCCGGCCAGCTTGGGGACGCGGATCTCGACGAGCAGCTCCCCCTCCTCCAGCGCGGTGGTGAGGTAATCGAGGAAGAACTCCGCGGCGGGCACCGTCCGCCGCCCCTCGAGGCCGGCGATGACGAACTCCGCGTCCAGGGCCAGCGCCACCGCCGGCAGGTCGCCGGCGGGGTCGGCGTGGACCAGGGCCCCGCCGAAGGTCCCCCGTGCACGGACCTGCCGGTCGGCCACCGTCTCGGTCGCCTCGGCGATGAGCGGTGCGTGCTGCAGCACCAGCGGGTCGGTCATGACGTCGTGGTGGGTCGTCATGGCCCCGATGACGAGGGCGTCGCCGTCGTCCCGGACGCCGCGCAGCTCGGCGACCCGGCTCAGGTCGACCACCGTCTCCGGCGCGGCCAGCCGCAGCCGCATGACCGGGATCAGCGACTGGCCGCCGGCGAGGACCTTGACGTCGTCCCCACCCTCGGCGATGGCCTGCAGGGCCTCGTCGACGCTGGTGGGGCGGGCGTACTCGAACGCAGCGGGGATCACCGGTCACCTCCGAGGGCGGACTGGGGGGTGGAGACGCCGGCGGTGGTCTCGGTCTGCGCCCCACCCCAGGCGTTGGTGCCGGCGGTGGCACGGTCTCCGCCGTCCCCGCCCTGGTGCAGAGCCCGCCAGACCCGTTCCGGGGTGAGCGGCATCCGGATGTCGGAGACACCGAGGTGCCGGACGGCGTCCAGCGCGGCGTTCACCACGGCCGGCGTGCTCGCGATGGTGCCGGCCTCCCCGACCCCCTTCGCGCCGATCGGGTTGCCCGGGGCCTCGTGCACCGTGTTGTCGGTGTCGAAGTGCGGCAGGTCGGCCGCCGAGGGCACGAGGTAGTCGACGAAGCTGCCGGTGGTGAGGTTGCCGTCGGCGTCGTAGACGGCCTCCTCGAACATCGCCTGGGCGATGCCCTGCGCCAACCCGCCGTGGATCTGCCCCTCGACGATCAGCGGGTTGACGATCGTGCCGACGTCGTCCACGCAGGCGTACTTGCGGATCTTCGCCATGCCGGTCTCGGTGTCGACCTCCATGGCGCAGATGTGCGTGCCGTGCGGGAAGGAGAAGTTCTCCGGATCGAAGGTCGCGTCCGCGTCGATCGACGGCTCCATGCCCTCGGGGAAGTTGTGCGCCGCGAACGTGGCCAGGGCGATCTCCTGGATGGAGAGCTCCGAGCCGGGCGTGCCGCGGACGGAGAACTTCCCGCCGGAGAAGTCGAGGTCGTCCTCGCTCGCCTCGAGCACGTGCGCGGCGACCCTGCGGGCCTTCGCCACGACCTTCTCGGCCGCGTTGACCACCGCAGCCCCGCCGACCACCAGCGACCGGGACCCGTAGGTGTCCAGCCCGCGCGGCGAGACCGCGGTGTCGCCGTGCAGCACCTCGATGTCCTCGAACGGCACGCCGAGCCGGTCGGCGACCAGCTGGCTCCACGCCGTCTCGTGGCCCTGGCCGTGCGGGGTCGCTCCGCTGACCACCTCGACCTTGCCGGTCGGCAGCATCCGGACGGAGGCGTGCTCCCAGCCGCCGGCGCCGTAGGACAGCGAGCCGAGCACCCGGGAGGGCGCCAGGCCGCACATCTCGGTGAAGGTGGAGACGCCGATGCCGAGCTGCACCGGGTCGTTCGACTCCCGGCGGCGGCGCTGCTCCGCACGCAGCTCGTCGTAGCCGATGAGCTCCAAGGCCTTCTGGGTCGCGGTCTCGTAGTCCCCGCTGTCGTAGGTCATCCCGGCCACCGAGGTGAACGGGAACTCCTCGGCCCTGATCCAGTTCTTGCGGCGCAGCTCCAGCGGGTCCATGTCCAGCTCGACGGCGAGCTCGTCCATGATCCGTTCGATGGCGAACGTGGCCTCGGGGCGGCCGGCGCCGCGGTAGGCGTCGGTGGGCACCTTGTTGGTGAAG
Proteins encoded:
- a CDS encoding SRPBCC family protein, coding for MQLENSFTVPVPIDEAWRVLLDIERIAPCMPGAALDSVTGDDFTGRVKVKLGPINLTYQGKASFVEKDEAAHKAVIDGRGKDQRGNGTAAALITAQLKAEGDTTRVDVLTDLNITGRPAQFGRGVMTDVGNKLLGQFADKLAAQLGAGDAGATATATPAPATPAKEAAAKAAGAVEEVAASVEQVPGDNAVAEKTRQTAAAAKKTAAAATDGVSGGDTAAASAAADTTPAAVIPPPPATTAAPAARTSGPKHAEPEPIDLLEVAGGAALTRYAAPLAGAAALLLVVTLVVRRRRR
- a CDS encoding FAD binding domain-containing protein; protein product: MIPAAFEYARPTSVDEALQAIAEGGDDVKVLAGGQSLIPVMRLRLAAPETVVDLSRVAELRGVRDDGDALVIGAMTTHHDVMTDPLVLQHAPLIAEATETVADRQVRARGTFGGALVHADPAGDLPAVALALDAEFVIAGLEGRRTVPAAEFFLDYLTTALEEGELLVEIRVPKLAGEWGMRYEKFNRVAQAWSIVAVAAVVRRENGHIAEARIGLTNMGTTPLRASAVEAALAGAEASPETIAAAARSAAEGTSPTSDLNAQADYREHLAQVLTRRAVTAAAGL
- a CDS encoding xanthine dehydrogenase family protein molybdopterin-binding subunit, with protein sequence MTAVEDRATTEAPEREVGKARRRKEDARLITGRTTWTDNMVLPGMLHLAVVRSPVAHGKITGIDVSAAQEAPGVIAVLTGRDVADEQGSIPCAWPVTPDMVNPGHPSIAVDEVNHVGEAVAVIVARSKAAAQDAVELVDVDYDVLPAVLDMEEAVADGAQLTHDHLESNRSYHFVFDGGEAGTGADTDQAFADAEVVVSRRFVQQRLIPAFMEPRSVVVQPQGDNYTLWSSTQVPHILRIMLAMVTGVPEHKLRVVAPDVGGGFGGKLQVTPEEVISLLVARRLGKPVKWTETRSESLMTAHHGRDQIQYIDIAADREGNVKGLRCRILADMGAYLRLVSPGVPVLGAFMFNGIYKFPAYRFECDGIFTNKVPTDAYRGAGRPEATFAIERIMDELAVELDMDPLELRRKNWIRAEEFPFTSVAGMTYDSGDYETATQKALELIGYDELRAEQRRRRESNDPVQLGIGVSTFTEMCGLAPSRVLGSLSYGAGGWEHASVRMLPTGKVEVVSGATPHGQGHETAWSQLVADRLGVPFEDIEVLHGDTAVSPRGLDTYGSRSLVVGGAAVVNAAEKVVAKARRVAAHVLEASEDDLDFSGGKFSVRGTPGSELSIQEIALATFAAHNFPEGMEPSIDADATFDPENFSFPHGTHICAMEVDTETGMAKIRKYACVDDVGTIVNPLIVEGQIHGGLAQGIAQAMFEEAVYDADGNLTTGSFVDYLVPSAADLPHFDTDNTVHEAPGNPIGAKGVGEAGTIASTPAVVNAALDAVRHLGVSDIRMPLTPERVWRALHQGGDGGDRATAGTNAWGGAQTETTAGVSTPQSALGGDR